The Methylobacterium durans nucleotide sequence GGCGCTGGCCGTCTTCCCGCTCGCGGGTTTGTAACCGGCCCTTCGATTGACAGGCCGCAAGGCCCTCCCGACAACCCATGACAAGACGTGCGGGTGCACCCGACGCGTCACGTGGATCGGGAGGAGCCTATGCTGCCGCAGGCCGGACAGGTGCGGAGCAGCGAAGCGGGCGAGGCCGGCGCGGGACGTAGGCGCTGGCTCCTGCCCACCATGCTGGCCCTGTTCTTCACCTGGGGGCTGGCCACCGTCCTCGTCGACATCATCACGCCGAAGCTGAAGAGCCTGTTCGCCCTGAGCTACGCCGAGGCGACGCTCACCCAGTTCTGCTTCTTCCTCGCCTACGCCATCGTCTCCCTGCCGGCGGGCCTGCTCGTCGCCCGCATCGGCTACATGCGCGGCCTCGTGCTCGGCCTCGTCGTGATGGCGGCGGGCGGACTGATGTTCGCGCCGGCCGCGAGGGTCGGGCTCTACCCGCTCTTCCTCCTCGCCCTCTTCGTGATGGCCTCCGGCATCGCCGTCCTGCAGGTGGCGGCCAACCCCCTGGTGACGAAGCTCGGCCCCGCCGCACAGGCGCCGAGCCGGCTGACGCTCGCCCAGACCTTCAACTCGCTCGGCACCACGGTCGGTCCGGCGATCGGCGCCTGGGCGATCCTCTCGCACGGGCCGGCGACGCCGCCCGACCCGGCGGCGCTCGCGCCCGAGGCACTCGCCGCAGCGCGGCAGGCGGAGGCCGCCGTGCTGCAGACGCCGTTCCTCGTCATCGCGGGCGGCCTGATCGGCCTCGCGATCCTGTTCTGGTCCGTGCGCTCCTGGGTCCGGGAGGACGTGCAGGCCGGGTCGGTGCGCGGGCTCGGCCTCGACCTCCTGCGGAGGCCGCGCCTCGCCCTCGGGGCGGCGGCCATCTTCCTCTACGTCGGCGCCGAGGTCGCGATCGGCACGCTGATGGTGAGCTACCTCGAGCAGCCGCGGGTGCTCGGGGCGGACCCCGCGACCGCCGGTCACCTCCTCAGCTTCTACTGGGGTGGGGCGCTCGTCGGGCGCATCGTCGGCAGCTT carries:
- a CDS encoding sugar MFS transporter, giving the protein MLPQAGQVRSSEAGEAGAGRRRWLLPTMLALFFTWGLATVLVDIITPKLKSLFALSYAEATLTQFCFFLAYAIVSLPAGLLVARIGYMRGLVLGLVVMAAGGLMFAPAARVGLYPLFLLALFVMASGIAVLQVAANPLVTKLGPAAQAPSRLTLAQTFNSLGTTVGPAIGAWAILSHGPATPPDPAALAPEALAAARQAEAAVLQTPFLVIAGGLIGLAILFWSVRSWVREDVQAGSVRGLGLDLLRRPRLALGAAAIFLYVGAEVAIGTLMVSYLEQPRVLGADPATAGHLLSFYWGGALVGRIVGSFALRYVRAGAALAACAVAAGLLATVSGLSEGPLAAWTLLAVGLANAIMFPTIFALAIDGLGERTAQGAGIVCVAIVGGAIIPVVTGYLADHVGLSFALGAPVLCYLCIAAYALANLREPAQEGATSPSGAIA